The Ralstonia insidiosa genome contains a region encoding:
- a CDS encoding efflux RND transporter permease subunit codes for MNFSKFFVDRPIFAGVLSTLILLIGIISIWRLPISEYPEVVPPSVVVRAQFPGANPKVIAETVASPLEEQINGVENMLYMQSQANSDGNMTTTVTFKLGTDPDKAQQLVQNRVSQALPRLPDVVQRLGVTTIKSSPDLTMVVHLLSPNDRYDMTYLRNYAVLNVKDRLARISGVGQVQLFGSGDYSMRVWLDPNKVAERGLTANEVVRAIRDQNVQVAAGVIGGSPSVPGTDLQLSVNAQGRLKTEQEFGDIILKSSPNGAVTYLRDVARIELAASEYGLRSLLDNKQAVAIPIFQAPGSNALQISDDVRKTMEELKQDFPEGVDYRIVYDPTQFVRSSIEAVTHTLLEAVALVVLVVILFLQTWRASIIPLLAVPVSIIGTFGLMLMFGFSINALSLFGLVLAIGIVVDDAIVVVENVERNIAEGLSPREATYKAMREVSGPIIAIALTLIAVFVPLAFMTGLTGQFYKQFALTIAISTVISAFNSLTLSPALAALLLKGHDAPKDWLARVMDKGLGWIFRPFNRVFGAASESYGRSTSRVIGRKAVMLGIYLALIGLTAVLFNKVPGGFVPMQDKQYLVSFAQLPDGASLDRTEDVIRRMSDIALKHPGVESAVAFPGLSINGFTNSPSAGIVFVTLKPFDQRKSADLSGGAIAGQLNKQYGAIKDAFIAVFPPPPVQGLGTVGGFKLQLEDRGSVGYEQLFAATQAFMAKARQTPELGPSFSSYQINVPQLNADLDRVKAKQLGVPVTDVFDTMQVYLGSLYVNDFNRFGRTYQVKVQADAPFRAHAEDILQLKTRNAAGDMVPLSSLLRVSQGFGPDMVVRYNGYTSADINGGPAPGFSSGQAQAAVERIAHETLPKGVRFEWTDLTYQQILAGNSAVWIFPICVLLVFLVLAAQYESLTLPLAVILIVPMSLFAAMLGVWLSHGDNNIFTQIGLVVLVGLACKNAILIVEFARELELQGRSIVEAAIEACRLRLRPILMTSIAFIMGVVPLVVSTGAGAEMRHAMGVAVFAGMLGVTLFGLFLTPVFYVLLRTLATRRGQRAEDAPDRDLDLDGALPVPSGQH; via the coding sequence ATGAACTTCTCTAAATTTTTCGTGGACCGCCCGATCTTTGCGGGCGTGCTCTCCACGCTGATCCTGTTGATCGGGATCATCTCGATCTGGCGATTGCCGATCTCGGAATACCCCGAGGTCGTGCCGCCTTCGGTGGTGGTGCGCGCGCAGTTTCCGGGCGCCAACCCCAAGGTGATTGCCGAGACCGTCGCCTCGCCGCTCGAAGAACAGATCAACGGCGTCGAGAACATGCTGTACATGCAGTCGCAGGCCAACAGCGACGGCAACATGACCACCACGGTCACCTTCAAGCTGGGCACCGATCCGGACAAGGCACAGCAGCTCGTGCAGAACCGCGTGTCGCAAGCGCTGCCGCGCCTGCCAGATGTTGTGCAGCGCCTGGGCGTGACCACCATCAAGAGCAGCCCCGACCTGACGATGGTGGTGCACTTGCTGTCGCCCAATGACCGCTACGACATGACGTACCTGCGTAACTACGCGGTGCTCAACGTCAAGGATCGCTTGGCACGCATCAGCGGCGTCGGCCAGGTGCAACTGTTCGGCTCGGGTGACTACTCGATGCGTGTGTGGCTCGACCCGAACAAGGTGGCCGAGCGCGGTCTGACCGCCAACGAAGTCGTACGTGCCATCCGTGACCAGAACGTGCAGGTGGCTGCCGGTGTGATCGGCGGTTCGCCGTCGGTGCCGGGCACCGACCTGCAACTGTCCGTCAACGCACAGGGCCGTCTGAAGACCGAGCAGGAATTCGGCGACATCATCCTCAAGAGCTCGCCCAATGGCGCAGTGACGTACCTGCGTGACGTGGCCCGCATTGAGCTGGCCGCATCGGAGTACGGCCTGCGCTCGCTGCTGGACAACAAGCAGGCGGTGGCCATTCCGATCTTCCAGGCGCCAGGCTCCAACGCGCTGCAGATTTCGGATGACGTGCGCAAGACGATGGAGGAACTGAAGCAGGACTTTCCCGAAGGCGTCGACTACCGCATCGTCTATGACCCGACGCAGTTCGTCCGATCGAGTATCGAAGCGGTCACACATACATTGCTGGAAGCGGTGGCGCTTGTGGTGCTCGTGGTGATCCTGTTCCTGCAGACGTGGCGTGCATCGATCATTCCGCTGCTGGCGGTGCCGGTGTCCATCATCGGTACGTTTGGCCTGATGCTGATGTTCGGCTTCTCGATCAACGCGCTGTCCCTCTTCGGGCTGGTGCTGGCGATCGGGATCGTGGTGGACGATGCCATCGTGGTGGTGGAAAACGTCGAGCGGAACATCGCCGAAGGGTTATCACCACGCGAGGCCACCTACAAGGCCATGCGTGAGGTGAGCGGCCCGATCATCGCCATCGCCCTGACGCTGATTGCCGTGTTCGTGCCGCTGGCCTTCATGACGGGCCTGACCGGTCAGTTCTACAAGCAATTCGCGCTGACGATCGCAATTTCGACCGTTATCTCGGCATTCAACTCGCTCACGCTATCGCCGGCACTGGCTGCCTTGCTGCTCAAGGGCCATGACGCGCCGAAAGATTGGCTGGCGCGTGTGATGGACAAGGGCCTTGGCTGGATCTTCCGCCCGTTCAACCGCGTGTTTGGTGCGGCTTCGGAATCGTATGGCCGCAGCACGTCGCGCGTGATCGGTCGCAAGGCCGTCATGCTCGGTATCTATCTGGCACTGATCGGACTGACCGCCGTGCTGTTCAACAAGGTGCCGGGCGGCTTCGTGCCGATGCAGGATAAGCAGTACCTGGTGAGCTTTGCGCAACTGCCGGACGGCGCCTCGCTGGACCGCACGGAAGACGTGATCCGCCGCATGTCGGACATCGCCCTGAAGCACCCCGGCGTGGAAAGCGCTGTGGCGTTCCCGGGCCTGTCGATCAACGGCTTCACCAACAGCCCGAGCGCCGGCATTGTGTTCGTCACACTCAAGCCGTTTGACCAGCGCAAAAGCGCCGACCTGTCGGGCGGTGCGATTGCGGGCCAGTTGAACAAGCAGTACGGCGCCATCAAGGATGCGTTCATAGCAGTGTTTCCACCGCCGCCGGTGCAAGGCCTCGGCACGGTGGGTGGCTTCAAGCTGCAACTGGAAGACCGTGGTTCGGTCGGCTACGAACAGCTCTTTGCCGCCACGCAGGCTTTCATGGCGAAGGCACGTCAGACGCCTGAGCTGGGCCCGTCGTTCTCGAGCTACCAGATCAACGTGCCGCAGTTGAATGCCGACCTGGACCGCGTGAAGGCCAAGCAGTTGGGTGTGCCGGTGACGGACGTGTTCGACACCATGCAGGTGTATCTGGGCTCGCTGTACGTGAACGACTTCAACCGCTTCGGCCGCACGTATCAGGTGAAGGTGCAGGCAGACGCGCCGTTCCGCGCCCATGCAGAAGACATCCTGCAACTGAAGACGCGTAACGCCGCTGGCGACATGGTGCCGCTGTCTTCCCTGCTGCGTGTGTCGCAAGGCTTTGGCCCCGACATGGTGGTGCGCTACAACGGCTACACCTCGGCTGACATCAACGGTGGTCCGGCACCGGGCTTCTCGTCGGGCCAGGCACAGGCGGCTGTGGAACGCATTGCGCATGAAACGCTGCCCAAGGGCGTGCGCTTCGAGTGGACGGACCTGACGTATCAGCAAATCCTGGCCGGTAACTCCGCCGTGTGGATCTTCCCGATCTGCGTGCTGCTGGTGTTCCTGGTGCTGGCTGCGCAGTACGAAAGCCTGACGCTGCCGCTGGCCGTGATCCTGATCGTGCCGATGAGCCTGTTTGCCGCCATGCTGGGTGTGTGGCTCTCGCATGGCGACAACAACATCTTCACGCAGATCGGTTTGGTGGTGCTGGTGGGGCTGGCGTGCAAGAACGCGATCCTGATTGTCGAATTTGCCCGCGAGCTTGAACTGCAAGGACGCTCCATCGTGGAAGCCGCCATCGAGGCCTGCCGCCTGCGTCTGCGCCCGATTCTGATGACGTCCATCGCCTTCATCATGGGTGTGGTGCCCCTGGTGGTGTCGACCGGCGCCGGTGCGGAAATGCGTCATGCCATGGGTGTGGCCGTGTTCGCGGGGATGCTGGGGGTGACGCTGTTCGGCCTGTTCCTCACGCCGGTGTTCTATGTGCTGCTGCGCACGCTGGCCACGCGCCGCGGCCAGCGTGCGGAAGATGCACCCGATCGTGATCTGGACCTGGATGGCGCATTGCCCGTGCCCTCAGGTCAGCACTAA
- a CDS encoding efflux transporter outer membrane subunit, with translation MNAFKQHTGQATRPGRWTPLALAAALFLAACSLAPTYEKPDVGTPTAFKEAAQPADAPLAAGEQGKWKTAEPSLPADGAWWKVFNDSTLDKLEAQAGEASPTLAAAAARVNQARAFVQANRASLFPELDAGFGPTRQRGSAASAGLPVGAPVQPQTYWRAQATVAYEVDLFGRVRNNIDAAGADAERVEALYRAARLSLQADVAQTYFSLRTLDAEEALLARTLVGREEALKLVQRRFNTGDIGELDVARADAELATARSDRIGVQRRRAVLEHALATLLGKAPADFTMGTDPLQAAEVRVPAGLPSALLERRPDVAAAERSMAAANARIGAARAAFFPQLQLTGGFGYESHDIGDLLKWGSRTWILGPLVGTALSLPIFDGGARSAGVKQARAAYEENVANYRESVLVAFREVEDNLSELRLLADQSKAQDDAVRASSRAAQLSRTRYNAGSVNYLDVIDAERNMLSAQRIGVQLAGSRVNATVGLIKALGGGWGDLPTEQAQPATVAQQ, from the coding sequence ATGAACGCGTTCAAACAACACACAGGTCAGGCCACGCGGCCTGGCCGCTGGACCCCGCTGGCACTGGCTGCCGCGCTGTTCCTCGCGGCCTGCTCGCTGGCGCCGACCTACGAGAAGCCGGATGTGGGCACGCCCACGGCTTTCAAGGAAGCTGCACAACCAGCAGATGCACCGCTGGCCGCCGGCGAACAAGGCAAGTGGAAGACCGCCGAGCCCTCCCTGCCCGCCGACGGTGCGTGGTGGAAGGTCTTCAACGACTCGACGCTCGACAAGCTCGAAGCGCAGGCCGGGGAAGCCAGCCCCACGCTGGCCGCGGCAGCGGCGCGCGTGAACCAGGCGCGCGCCTTCGTGCAAGCCAACCGTGCATCGCTGTTCCCAGAACTGGATGCAGGCTTCGGCCCGACGCGCCAGCGGGGTTCCGCTGCATCGGCGGGCTTGCCGGTGGGCGCGCCCGTCCAGCCGCAGACGTACTGGCGTGCGCAGGCCACGGTAGCGTATGAGGTGGACCTGTTCGGCCGCGTGCGCAACAACATCGACGCGGCCGGTGCAGATGCCGAGCGTGTCGAAGCGCTGTACCGCGCCGCCCGGCTATCACTGCAAGCCGACGTGGCACAGACGTATTTCAGCCTGCGCACGCTCGATGCGGAAGAGGCGCTGCTCGCCCGTACCCTGGTCGGCCGCGAAGAAGCGCTCAAGCTCGTGCAGCGCCGCTTCAACACCGGTGACATCGGCGAGCTGGATGTTGCGCGTGCCGACGCCGAACTGGCCACGGCACGTTCCGACCGCATCGGCGTGCAGCGCCGTCGCGCCGTGCTCGAACACGCGCTGGCAACCCTGCTGGGCAAGGCACCGGCCGACTTCACGATGGGCACTGACCCGCTGCAGGCCGCTGAAGTGCGCGTGCCAGCTGGCCTGCCTTCTGCCCTGCTGGAGCGCCGCCCCGATGTGGCCGCGGCAGAACGTTCGATGGCTGCGGCCAACGCACGCATCGGTGCGGCGCGTGCGGCGTTCTTCCCGCAGCTGCAGCTCACGGGCGGCTTCGGCTATGAGTCGCACGACATCGGTGATCTGCTCAAGTGGGGCAGCCGCACGTGGATTCTCGGGCCGCTGGTCGGCACCGCGCTGTCGCTGCCGATCTTTGACGGCGGTGCACGCAGTGCGGGTGTGAAGCAGGCGCGTGCCGCGTACGAAGAGAACGTCGCCAACTATCGGGAAAGCGTACTGGTCGCCTTCCGCGAGGTGGAAGACAACCTGTCGGAACTGCGCCTGCTGGCTGATCAATCGAAAGCCCAGGACGATGCCGTGCGCGCCTCCTCGCGCGCCGCGCAGCTCTCGCGCACGCGCTACAACGCGGGCTCGGTCAACTACCTGGATGTGATCGATGCCGAGCGCAATATGCTGTCTGCCCAACGCATCGGCGTGCAGCTCGCCGGCAGCCGCGTGAATGCGACGGTGGGGCTGATCAAGGCGCTGGGTGGTGGCTGGGGTGACTTGCCGACAGAACAGGCGCAGCCGGCAACGGTGGCGCAACAGTAA
- a CDS encoding alginate O-acetyltransferase AlgX-related protein, whose translation MSDGLARSSATALPGQEPAEAAPPDRSAFWHRALAWAVAVLLITGLGMAVVALVRQTDNGEPFKWAGWRDGTLGHQIEGAIDVPYARTLHRWQAALRYRVLGDLGQQVREGCPGWLFYADGLRPPPAAAGQVRQVGVPGADALLDARIATLHRYADALRKDGIRLVVVTVPDKARVEAQALCGLHQDARMTQRLAGWQQALDAAGVARVELLPALQQASPAYFRTDVHWNASGAQAAANVIGAAVLPLLGGRGEARFEHQQAAAEPRVGDLLTLSGLGDVPDAWRPAPDLVAAQTISAVHSGGLLDDAPPVEVMLAGSSFSRRSEFAGRLGEQLGREVWNVSLDDGQFDRAMQAMWDKRATWPKSVRVLVWEMSEDALHLPVKTLPNGASH comes from the coding sequence ATGAGCGACGGGCTCGCACGTTCTTCTGCAACCGCACTGCCCGGCCAGGAGCCGGCAGAGGCTGCGCCGCCGGATCGGTCTGCGTTCTGGCACCGGGCGTTGGCTTGGGCTGTGGCGGTGCTTCTGATCACCGGCCTTGGCATGGCGGTGGTTGCACTGGTCCGACAAACTGACAACGGCGAGCCGTTCAAATGGGCCGGGTGGCGTGACGGCACCCTGGGCCACCAGATTGAAGGTGCCATCGACGTGCCGTACGCGCGCACGCTGCACCGCTGGCAGGCTGCGCTGCGCTATCGCGTGCTGGGCGATCTCGGCCAGCAGGTGCGCGAGGGCTGCCCTGGCTGGCTCTTCTACGCCGATGGATTGCGCCCGCCCCCCGCTGCGGCCGGGCAGGTGCGGCAGGTGGGCGTGCCGGGTGCCGATGCATTGCTCGATGCCCGCATCGCGACGCTGCACCGCTACGCCGACGCCCTGCGCAAGGACGGCATCCGCTTGGTGGTTGTGACGGTGCCCGACAAGGCGCGCGTTGAAGCGCAGGCCCTCTGCGGCTTGCATCAGGACGCTCGCATGACGCAGCGCCTTGCCGGATGGCAGCAGGCGCTGGACGCCGCTGGTGTCGCGCGTGTGGAACTGCTGCCCGCATTGCAGCAGGCAAGCCCCGCGTACTTTCGCACCGATGTGCACTGGAACGCGAGCGGTGCGCAGGCGGCCGCCAACGTGATCGGCGCGGCCGTGCTGCCGTTGCTGGGTGGGCGGGGCGAGGCACGCTTTGAGCACCAACAGGCAGCAGCAGAGCCCCGCGTTGGCGACCTGCTCACGCTCAGTGGTCTGGGCGATGTGCCCGACGCATGGCGCCCGGCGCCCGATCTGGTGGCCGCGCAGACCATCAGCGCGGTGCATTCGGGCGGCCTGCTTGATGACGCACCGCCGGTCGAGGTCATGCTGGCGGGCAGCTCGTTCTCACGGCGCAGCGAGTTTGCGGGCCGCCTGGGCGAACAGCTTGGCCGCGAGGTCTGGAACGTGAGCCTGGACGACGGCCAGTTCGACCGTGCCATGCAAGCCATGTGGGACAAGCGCGCAACGTGGCCCAAGAGTGTGCGTGTGCTGGTGTGGGAGATGTCGGAAGACGCGCTGCACCTGCCGGTCAAGACCCTCCCCAACGGCGCCAGCCATTGA
- a CDS encoding acyl carrier protein — protein MTQTETLLADVKALVENVVLRTVEPDTPLIEMGLVDSVLAVEIVMAVEMQFGVRVPPTEIAEHLASVNALAAYIQSNR, from the coding sequence ATGACTCAAACCGAAACCCTGCTGGCCGATGTAAAGGCGCTTGTCGAGAACGTCGTACTCCGCACGGTCGAACCCGACACGCCGCTGATCGAAATGGGGCTGGTCGATTCCGTACTGGCGGTCGAAATCGTGATGGCTGTCGAAATGCAGTTTGGCGTGCGTGTGCCGCCCACGGAGATTGCCGAGCATCTGGCCTCGGTCAACGCGCTGGCGGCGTATATCCAATCCAACAGATAG
- a CDS encoding MBOAT family O-acyltransferase: MLFNSFIFLTLFLPVSIAGYYLLGARSPRAASVWLCVASFLFYGWWNPSFVLLLTLSIAFNFAMSWLILSNPAGSRARRAWLAFAIVVDLAVLVRYKYLAALIGVVVNAADIMPAGWVAVAMEDVALPLGVSFFTFTQIGYLLDCNAGIVKERDPLGFIQFVTFFPHLIAGPILHHKEMMTQFARPETYRLRAENLSIGLTMFTCGLAKKLLLADAIAPYADHGFAAPHELQMLAAWGACLAYAMQLYFDFSGYSDMAMGLAKMFGVRFPLNFNSPFKAGSIIEFWQRWHMTLTRYLTSYLYYPMAMRINRARMTSGKSTGRLAQRSMGGFAATVAVPTFYTMGLAGVWHGAGLQYLIYGLLHAGFLSVNHGWRAWQAARAPAGAPAQPAPPTPLRHAANVLLTFFAALVAFIFFRAHGVHDALQMLGGMVGLRGIEPLGWPAWGEAGMSGLEWLRIVLGRSMLALQIVLMLAIVWCLPNVHQWMGRFSPALERPANAAAARFGWRPSLRWSVVIVALLLFCMAQLHGEVRFLYFQF; the protein is encoded by the coding sequence ATGCTATTCAACTCGTTCATTTTCCTGACGCTGTTCCTGCCGGTTTCGATTGCCGGCTACTACCTGCTGGGTGCGCGCTCGCCGCGTGCGGCGTCAGTCTGGCTGTGCGTGGCGTCGTTCCTGTTCTACGGATGGTGGAACCCGTCGTTCGTGCTGCTGCTCACGTTGTCGATCGCGTTCAACTTTGCGATGAGCTGGCTGATCCTCAGCAACCCGGCGGGGTCGCGCGCGCGACGCGCTTGGCTGGCCTTCGCCATCGTGGTCGATCTGGCAGTGCTGGTGCGCTACAAGTACCTGGCGGCGTTGATTGGAGTCGTGGTGAACGCGGCCGACATCATGCCCGCTGGCTGGGTTGCCGTGGCGATGGAAGATGTGGCGCTGCCGCTGGGCGTGTCGTTCTTCACCTTCACGCAGATCGGCTATCTGCTTGACTGCAATGCAGGCATCGTCAAGGAGCGCGATCCGCTGGGCTTTATCCAGTTCGTCACGTTCTTCCCGCACCTGATTGCCGGGCCGATCCTGCACCACAAGGAAATGATGACGCAGTTCGCGCGCCCCGAGACGTATCGGCTGCGTGCGGAGAACCTGTCCATCGGCCTGACCATGTTCACCTGCGGGCTGGCCAAGAAGCTGCTGCTGGCAGATGCAATTGCGCCGTACGCCGACCATGGCTTTGCCGCGCCGCACGAGCTGCAGATGCTGGCCGCCTGGGGCGCTTGCCTGGCCTATGCGATGCAGCTGTACTTCGACTTCTCGGGCTACTCCGACATGGCGATGGGGCTGGCGAAGATGTTCGGGGTGCGCTTCCCGCTCAACTTCAATTCGCCGTTCAAGGCCGGCAGCATCATTGAGTTCTGGCAGCGCTGGCACATGACGCTCACGCGCTACCTGACCAGCTACCTCTACTACCCGATGGCGATGCGCATCAACCGTGCGCGCATGACCAGCGGCAAGTCGACCGGGCGCTTGGCGCAGCGCTCGATGGGCGGTTTTGCGGCCACCGTGGCGGTGCCGACCTTCTACACCATGGGGCTGGCTGGGGTGTGGCATGGGGCAGGGCTGCAGTACCTCATCTACGGCTTGCTGCATGCGGGCTTCCTGAGCGTCAACCATGGCTGGCGGGCGTGGCAGGCTGCGCGTGCGCCGGCTGGTGCACCGGCGCAGCCAGCACCGCCGACGCCGCTGCGGCATGCGGCCAATGTGCTGCTGACCTTCTTTGCGGCGCTCGTGGCGTTCATCTTCTTCCGTGCCCACGGCGTGCATGACGCGCTGCAGATGCTGGGCGGCATGGTTGGCCTGCGCGGCATCGAGCCGCTGGGCTGGCCCGCCTGGGGCGAGGCCGGCATGAGCGGCCTGGAGTGGCTGCGCATCGTGCTGGGCCGCTCCATGCTGGCGCTGCAGATCGTGCTGATGCTGGCCATCGTCTGGTGCCTGCCCAACGTGCACCAATGGATGGGCCGTTTCTCGCCCGCGCTGGAGCGTCCTGCCAATGCAGCGGCTGCGCGCTTTGGCTGGCGCCCCTCGCTGCGCTGGAGCGTGGTCATCGTCGCTCTGTTGCTGTTCTGCATGGCGCAGCTGCACGGTGAAGTGCGCTTCCTCTATTTCCAATTCTGA
- a CDS encoding D-alanine--poly(phosphoribitol) ligase, translating to MRFDLNTGTFVDTGLRPDQDAVIGADRTLTWQALAEEAAAWCAQAREAGFAADVPVIVRGHKEAAFFVAIAGALMLGAPFVPLDTIYPDERMDRIARTLGAHAYYDARTATFERLPYASHPQPLQEKGLAYVLFTSGTTGEPKGVQIGRESVHTLVDWMAYDFALGASPVFLNQAPFSFDLSMYEVMATLALGGTVVLASREAITQGDAFLKMLAAHGVTTWVSTPSFAQQQLLQPDFSGQGLPTLDTFLFCGEVLPVTLARHLRQRFPKARIINTYGPTEATVATTWIVVDDAMLAGADKLPIGYPKRGSEVFVQDGELCIAGPHVMRGYLNREDLNATRMFSHNGTRGFRTGDLGAVDELGRLFCHGRIDDQVKVGGYRIELLEIDAALGKLPGVQSAAAVPLRRPDGSVARIVGFVQPASGDAHAPFLPQDWKASLGEALPPYMIPSELIPRQTLPVSVNFKIDRAKLAQDYRDMQLNPSRPTEGKHNG from the coding sequence ATGCGGTTCGATCTCAATACGGGTACGTTCGTCGATACCGGGCTGCGGCCCGACCAGGATGCGGTGATCGGTGCCGATCGCACGCTCACCTGGCAGGCGCTTGCCGAAGAGGCGGCTGCGTGGTGCGCACAGGCACGCGAGGCCGGTTTTGCTGCCGACGTGCCGGTCATCGTGCGCGGGCACAAGGAAGCCGCCTTCTTTGTGGCGATTGCCGGCGCGCTGATGCTGGGTGCGCCCTTCGTGCCGCTCGACACGATCTACCCCGATGAGCGCATGGACCGCATCGCGCGCACGCTGGGCGCGCATGCCTACTACGATGCGCGCACCGCTACGTTCGAGCGCCTGCCGTATGCCAGCCATCCGCAGCCGCTGCAGGAGAAGGGCCTGGCCTACGTGCTGTTCACCTCGGGCACCACGGGCGAACCCAAGGGCGTGCAGATCGGCCGCGAAAGCGTGCATACCCTGGTTGACTGGATGGCGTACGACTTTGCGCTGGGGGCGTCGCCGGTGTTCCTGAATCAGGCGCCGTTCAGCTTCGACCTGTCGATGTACGAGGTGATGGCCACACTCGCGCTGGGCGGCACCGTCGTGCTGGCCTCGCGCGAGGCCATTACCCAGGGCGATGCATTCCTGAAGATGCTGGCTGCGCACGGCGTGACGACGTGGGTGTCGACCCCGTCGTTTGCGCAACAGCAGTTGCTGCAGCCGGATTTCTCGGGGCAAGGCCTGCCGACGCTCGACACCTTCCTGTTCTGCGGCGAGGTGCTCCCGGTCACACTGGCACGTCACTTGCGCCAGCGTTTTCCAAAGGCGCGCATCATCAACACCTACGGCCCCACCGAGGCCACCGTGGCCACCACCTGGATCGTGGTGGACGATGCGATGCTTGCCGGCGCAGATAAATTGCCCATCGGCTATCCCAAGCGCGGCAGCGAGGTCTTCGTGCAGGACGGTGAGCTGTGCATTGCCGGCCCGCACGTGATGCGGGGTTATCTCAATCGGGAAGACCTCAACGCCACACGCATGTTTTCGCACAATGGCACGCGCGGTTTCCGCACAGGCGACCTGGGGGCGGTGGATGAACTCGGCCGCCTGTTCTGTCATGGCCGGATTGACGACCAGGTCAAGGTGGGCGGCTACCGTATCGAGTTGCTGGAGATCGATGCCGCGCTGGGCAAGCTGCCCGGTGTGCAGAGTGCAGCAGCGGTGCCGTTGCGGCGGCCCGATGGGTCGGTGGCGCGCATTGTCGGTTTTGTGCAGCCTGCCTCAGGTGATGCGCACGCGCCGTTTTTACCGCAAGACTGGAAGGCATCGTTGGGTGAGGCGCTGCCGCCGTATATGATTCCGTCGGAGTTGATTCCGCGGCAAACGTTGCCGGTGTCCGTCAACTTCAAGATTGATCGCGCCAAGCTGGCGCAGGATTACCGTGACATGCAACTCAACCCGAGCCGCCCAACCGAGGGCAAGCACAATGGCTGA
- a CDS encoding efflux RND transporter periplasmic adaptor subunit, which yields MSLSKRTIAISAAAVLGVAAVGTYGLVSSAGASQQPAAPAATPVDVAPVVARNVAEWDEFSGRIEAVERVEIRPLVGGTVTAVHFKDGSIVKKGDPLFTIDPRPYAAEVARTQAALTAAKSRVAYTTSELDRAQKLVADNAIARREFEEKENAAREAQANLQGAAAALDAAKLNLEYTHIVAPVAGRVSRAEITVGNVVSSGGAAPVLTTLVSVSPMYVAFDADEQSYLRYSAKAAQGTKTPVYIGLANEDGYTRQGAIQSVDNRLDVRSGTIRVRATLDNADGRLTPGLYARVRMSTGAPHDAILISDKAIGTDQDKKFVLVVDAANKTSYRPVVLGASIDGLRVVKSGLKAGDRIVVNGIQRVRPGDAVAPNSVTMDSLVTKRVVLPGAQPEAPAAPAEAKADTSTAPAAKAETKPANAKTAANAQRLPADRA from the coding sequence ATGAGCCTGTCCAAACGCACCATCGCCATTTCGGCTGCAGCAGTGCTTGGCGTTGCCGCCGTGGGCACCTACGGCCTTGTTTCCAGTGCCGGCGCCTCGCAACAACCGGCCGCGCCCGCCGCCACGCCAGTGGATGTGGCACCCGTCGTCGCGCGCAACGTGGCGGAGTGGGATGAATTCTCCGGCCGCATTGAAGCCGTTGAGCGCGTCGAGATCCGTCCGCTGGTGGGCGGCACCGTCACGGCGGTCCACTTCAAGGACGGCAGCATCGTCAAGAAGGGCGACCCGCTGTTCACCATCGACCCGCGCCCCTACGCGGCTGAAGTCGCCCGCACGCAAGCCGCGCTGACCGCCGCCAAATCGCGCGTGGCCTACACCACATCGGAACTCGATCGCGCGCAGAAGCTGGTGGCCGACAACGCCATCGCCCGCCGCGAGTTTGAAGAGAAAGAAAACGCCGCACGCGAGGCGCAGGCCAACCTGCAAGGCGCCGCTGCCGCACTGGATGCTGCCAAGCTGAACCTGGAATACACGCACATCGTGGCGCCGGTCGCAGGCCGTGTGTCGCGTGCAGAAATCACCGTGGGCAACGTGGTCTCCAGCGGTGGTGCTGCGCCGGTGCTGACGACGCTGGTGTCGGTGTCGCCGATGTACGTGGCGTTTGATGCCGACGAGCAGAGCTACCTGCGGTACTCGGCCAAGGCCGCGCAGGGCACCAAGACACCGGTCTATATCGGCCTGGCCAATGAAGACGGCTACACGCGCCAAGGCGCCATCCAGTCCGTCGACAACCGCCTGGATGTGCGCTCGGGCACGATCCGCGTGCGCGCCACGCTGGACAACGCCGACGGCCGCCTCACGCCGGGCCTGTACGCCCGCGTACGCATGAGCACCGGCGCGCCGCACGACGCCATCCTCATCAGCGACAAGGCCATCGGCACGGACCAGGACAAGAAGTTCGTCCTGGTGGTGGATGCAGCCAATAAGACAAGCTATCGCCCGGTTGTGCTGGGTGCCTCCATCGACGGCCTGCGCGTGGTGAAGTCGGGTCTGAAGGCGGGTGATCGCATCGTCGTCAACGGCATCCAGCGCGTGCGCCCGGGTGATGCCGTGGCACCCAATTCGGTGACCATGGATAGCCTGGTCACCAAGCGCGTGGTGCTGCCGGGTGCGCAACCTGAAGCGCCTGCCGCACCCGCCGAGGCCAAAGCCGACACATCCACTGCGCCTGCCGCCAAGGCTGAAACCAAGCCCGCGAACGCCAAGACTGCAGCCAACGCACAACGCCTTCCGGCCGACCGCGCCTGA